Below is a genomic region from Candidatus Eisenbacteria bacterium.
TCTCCTCATCTCATCCGCCCCGCGGCGCAGGGAGAAGCGACCGCTCAAGAGCCGAGCTGCTTCTTCCTCTCCTCCGCGCCGGGTAGCGGATCCTGTTTTTCGTTCACCACCGGGAGACCGGGCGCCTTCTCCGCGTTGATCGCGATCCACTTCTGCTGATCTTCCGAGAGATCCTCCTCGGCGAAGATCGCCTTCACGGGACACTCGTCCACGCAGGCCGCGCAGTCCATGCACTCTTCCGGATCGATGTAGAGCATCTCGCCGTCGCCGTGGAAGGCGTCCGACGGACACACCGTCACGCAGTCGGTGAAGCGGCACATGTGGCAATTCTCGGTTACGACGTGCGTCATCTCTCTCCCTCGAATGTTGTCGCCTTACGGGCCGCCCGATCGGACCCGGGCCGACTCCCGTCGAAAGAACCGCGGCCTCGCCCGAACGAGGATAGCCGAAAGCCGAGGCTTCATCCAAGAACTACGTGCTCGGAGCACCCCGGCGCTTCGCGCGCCGCGCCGCGGAGGCCTCGCCGGCGAGCGCCCATCGCATCGCGAGGATCGCCCCACCGAAGAGAAACCCTCCC
It encodes:
- a CDS encoding ferredoxin family protein, translated to MTHVVTENCHMCRFTDCVTVCPSDAFHGDGEMLYIDPEECMDCAACVDECPVKAIFAEEDLSEDQQKWIAINAEKAPGLPVVNEKQDPLPGAEERKKQLGS